In Stieleria varia, one genomic interval encodes:
- a CDS encoding DUF1592 domain-containing protein, whose translation MICKPHLLLLISLLCVATSAICADEFEREIRPVLGQYCIGCHSTKQTEGELDLEQFASADAAARSPQVWQHVLEQLDNGEMPPKEERQLPAEVKTRLSASIQGMLDRWALASAGDPGDVVLRRLSNVEYAYTLRDLTEIESLDPAKEFPTDGAAGEGFTNSGAALVMSPSLLTKYLDAAKDVADHAVLLPTGIRFSPSTSRRDWTSESLTRIRDFYRQFTIEADQKVSVNGTGVVSNDGGRIPLEQYLAALDQNRTALVEGEITIAAVAHNHSVNAKYLGLLWTMLQDQTPSLLLDSLRSKWRNGELTIADIQPWQDALWRFTNVGHLGKVGGPKAWMEPVSPLVSEQEFRVKLESPDDGRDVLLYLSASNAGDGNDQDFALWENGRIVADGRPDLLLKDLRGRLHFLFQRRDAIAKTTTQCLAAAHEAQFSSEPIDLATLATKHAVDPDLLAGWLTHLGINLGENATRVLKFDNLLSDKTNRVANYEFIKGWSGAEAYSVLANSSDATVQIPGTMKPHSVATHPSPTLSSIIGWRCPESGKVTITGSVQDAHTACGNGVTWAIEVRRGNTRETLAAGVTSGSEVIDVGRLERIPVRVGDMIALVIGPGQGSHVCDLTAIELTIQNGEKKWDLAADIVPDILAGNPHADQFGNREVWYFFGEPESPAVTSPLPAQSLLARWRRSLNAEQRSQIAQQLQQLLQRDVASIPADSPDRTTHAQLLSFTGPLLASSLQAPTVTNDSDPDFLYGIEPTLFGKHPNGSDDVLPNSLCVQAPTVLQVRLPASLVDGAEFVVQGRLHPSSGEAGSVQLQVRQATAEPNKVPDGDADISDLPIDGLLPDSAILVNEGSVARQRIESALNDFRRLFPAAVCYTTIVPVDEVVTLTLFHREDEPLSRLMLNDEQRAILDRLWAELHFVSQDALTLVDAFQQIWEYSTQDGPNAPQGDKRLEPLREPIERGADEFRKLLIDKEPVQVAAAVRFADRAWRRPLTESEQQSLHDLYQSLRTKGVAHEQAVRLLLTRVLTSPEFLYRSESVPQGSTSKPVDDWALATRLSYFLWSSTPDDELRAMAAAGKLRDDKILIDQARRMLRDDKVRRLATEFGCQWLHIRDLETLNEKSERHFPTFVDLRDEMQEEAVRFLTDLFQADRSVLSLLDADHSFMNAALARHYDIELQSDDWQRVDGLGALGRGGMLGFAATLSKQSGASRTSPILRGNWISEVVLGEKLPRPPKDVPVLPDEAPAGLTERQLIERHSSDPGCARCHQRIDHFGFALEGFDAIGRARSEDAAGLPIDTLAKLPGGSEINGLEGLRSYLIEQRRDDFLRQFCRKLLGFALGRGVQLSDKPLLDDMITELQSNEFRVSTAIEKIILSPQFRQIRGREFVSSNPPESSVQR comes from the coding sequence ATGATTTGTAAGCCTCACCTGTTGCTGTTGATTTCTCTGCTGTGTGTGGCCACGTCAGCGATCTGCGCAGACGAATTCGAGCGAGAGATTCGGCCGGTTCTGGGCCAGTACTGCATTGGTTGTCATTCGACGAAGCAAACGGAGGGGGAGCTGGATTTGGAGCAATTTGCCAGTGCGGATGCTGCCGCTCGGTCTCCTCAAGTTTGGCAACATGTTCTGGAGCAGCTCGACAACGGTGAAATGCCGCCCAAGGAGGAGAGGCAGTTGCCCGCTGAGGTCAAGACGCGACTTTCCGCATCGATACAAGGCATGCTGGATCGATGGGCATTGGCCAGCGCGGGAGATCCGGGCGACGTCGTGCTGCGAAGACTCTCCAATGTGGAATATGCCTACACGCTGCGTGATTTGACCGAGATTGAATCACTGGATCCCGCGAAAGAGTTTCCAACCGATGGTGCGGCGGGGGAAGGATTCACCAATTCCGGAGCGGCTCTGGTCATGTCCCCGTCGTTACTGACAAAGTATCTCGATGCCGCGAAGGACGTTGCCGATCATGCGGTCCTGTTGCCCACTGGAATTCGATTTTCCCCATCCACCTCGCGGCGAGACTGGACCAGCGAATCGTTAACCCGCATTCGAGATTTCTATCGTCAATTCACCATCGAAGCGGACCAAAAAGTTTCCGTCAACGGGACCGGAGTCGTCAGCAATGATGGCGGACGCATTCCACTGGAGCAGTATCTCGCAGCCCTTGACCAGAATCGCACCGCGCTGGTCGAGGGAGAAATCACCATCGCGGCGGTCGCTCACAACCATAGCGTGAACGCAAAGTATTTGGGGCTGCTGTGGACGATGCTCCAGGATCAGACTCCTTCGCTGCTGCTGGACTCTCTGAGATCGAAGTGGCGAAATGGAGAACTCACCATTGCCGATATACAGCCTTGGCAGGACGCGTTGTGGCGGTTTACCAATGTCGGTCATCTTGGCAAAGTGGGTGGACCGAAGGCATGGATGGAACCGGTGTCTCCACTGGTTTCAGAGCAAGAATTCCGCGTGAAGCTTGAGTCCCCAGACGACGGTCGCGACGTTTTGCTGTATCTCTCCGCCAGCAACGCTGGTGATGGCAACGATCAGGATTTTGCGTTGTGGGAAAACGGACGCATTGTTGCCGATGGAAGGCCCGATCTGCTTTTGAAAGATTTGCGAGGCAGGCTCCATTTTCTCTTTCAACGACGAGACGCAATTGCGAAGACCACAACGCAATGCCTTGCCGCTGCACATGAGGCGCAGTTTTCCAGCGAGCCCATCGACCTTGCAACGTTGGCGACCAAGCATGCTGTCGACCCCGACTTGCTCGCCGGCTGGCTGACGCATCTGGGCATCAACCTGGGCGAGAATGCAACGCGTGTTTTGAAATTTGACAATTTGCTGAGTGACAAAACCAATCGTGTGGCGAATTACGAGTTCATCAAAGGCTGGAGCGGTGCTGAAGCCTACAGTGTGCTGGCGAATTCCTCCGACGCGACGGTGCAGATTCCGGGAACGATGAAACCGCACAGCGTCGCTACGCATCCATCACCCACACTTTCGTCAATCATCGGCTGGCGGTGTCCGGAATCGGGTAAGGTCACGATCACCGGCAGCGTTCAAGACGCCCACACCGCTTGTGGCAACGGAGTCACTTGGGCAATCGAGGTGCGTCGAGGAAACACCCGCGAAACGTTGGCCGCTGGCGTCACAAGCGGTAGCGAAGTCATCGATGTGGGGCGACTGGAACGCATTCCGGTTCGGGTCGGCGATATGATCGCGTTGGTGATCGGTCCTGGGCAAGGAAGCCATGTTTGTGACCTGACTGCAATCGAATTGACGATTCAAAATGGCGAGAAAAAGTGGGATTTGGCTGCGGACATCGTTCCCGACATTCTCGCAGGCAATCCGCACGCCGATCAATTTGGTAACCGCGAAGTCTGGTACTTTTTCGGCGAACCAGAATCACCCGCCGTGACGTCTCCTTTGCCTGCACAATCGCTATTGGCTCGGTGGCGTCGGTCACTCAATGCCGAACAACGCTCGCAAATCGCACAACAACTGCAGCAATTGTTGCAACGCGACGTTGCGTCGATTCCCGCCGACTCGCCCGACCGAACCACTCACGCACAACTGCTCTCCTTCACCGGACCGCTGCTCGCATCATCACTGCAGGCTCCAACGGTAACCAACGACAGTGACCCGGATTTTTTGTACGGCATTGAACCCACTTTGTTCGGCAAACATCCCAACGGTAGCGATGATGTTCTGCCGAACAGTCTGTGTGTGCAGGCACCGACGGTGTTGCAAGTTCGGCTTCCTGCGTCGTTAGTTGATGGTGCCGAGTTTGTCGTGCAGGGGCGTCTGCACCCGAGCAGTGGAGAAGCTGGCAGTGTGCAGTTGCAAGTGCGGCAGGCAACGGCTGAACCAAATAAGGTACCTGATGGCGATGCGGACATTAGCGATTTACCAATCGACGGGCTATTGCCGGACTCAGCGATCTTGGTCAACGAAGGCAGTGTTGCACGACAGCGAATCGAGTCCGCACTGAATGATTTCCGCCGACTATTCCCCGCCGCCGTTTGCTACACAACCATTGTGCCCGTGGACGAAGTGGTCACGTTGACGTTGTTTCATCGTGAGGACGAACCGTTATCGCGGTTGATGCTCAATGACGAACAGCGTGCCATCCTGGATCGCTTGTGGGCAGAGCTGCATTTCGTCAGTCAAGATGCACTTACGTTGGTGGACGCATTTCAACAAATCTGGGAGTACTCGACGCAGGACGGTCCCAACGCACCACAGGGGGACAAGCGACTGGAGCCATTGCGCGAGCCGATCGAGCGAGGAGCCGATGAATTTCGAAAGCTGCTGATCGATAAGGAGCCCGTGCAGGTCGCTGCCGCGGTACGGTTTGCTGATCGGGCATGGCGTCGTCCGCTAACCGAATCGGAGCAACAATCCCTGCACGATTTGTATCAATCGCTACGAACCAAAGGCGTTGCCCACGAACAAGCCGTTCGCCTCTTGCTGACACGTGTGCTGACGTCGCCGGAGTTTCTGTATCGCAGCGAGTCTGTGCCGCAAGGTTCCACGTCAAAACCCGTGGACGATTGGGCATTGGCGACGCGGTTGAGCTATTTTCTGTGGTCTTCGACGCCCGATGACGAGCTCCGCGCGATGGCCGCTGCGGGCAAGCTGCGTGACGACAAAATTTTGATCGATCAAGCAAGACGTATGTTGCGTGACGACAAAGTTCGACGGCTTGCGACCGAGTTCGGTTGTCAATGGTTGCACATTCGCGATCTGGAAACCTTGAATGAGAAGAGCGAACGGCACTTTCCGACCTTTGTGGACCTGCGTGATGAGATGCAAGAAGAGGCCGTGCGCTTCCTGACGGACCTGTTTCAGGCGGATCGTTCCGTTCTGTCGTTACTCGATGCCGACCATAGCTTCATGAATGCTGCTCTCGCCCGGCACTACGACATTGAGTTGCAGAGCGACGACTGGCAACGAGTCGACGGACTGGGGGCACTTGGTCGCGGTGGCATGTTGGGGTTCGCCGCCACGTTGTCGAAACAGAGTGGTGCCTCTCGCACCAGTCCGATCTTAAGAGGCAACTGGATCAGCGAAGTCGTGTTGGGTGAAAAGCTTCCGCGGCCCCCAAAGGACGTCCCCGTTCTGCCCGACGAAGCCCCCGCGGGTTTGACCGAACGGCAATTGATAGAGCGGCACAGCAGCGATCCCGGCTGTGCTCGATGTCACCAACGGATTGACCATTTCGGTTTTGCATTGGAGGGCTTTGACGCCATCGGTCGAGCTCGTAGCGAGGACGCGGCGGGGCTGCCGATCGACACGCTGGCGAAATTGCCTGGAGGCAGCGAAATCAACGGTTTGGAGGGACTACGCTCGTATCTCATCGAGCAACGTCGAGATGATTTCCTACGTCAGTTCTGTCGCAAGCTGCTCGGATTTGCATTGGGACGCGGCGTACAACTATCAGACAAGCCCTTGCTCGACGACATGATCACCGAACTGCAGTCCAATGAGTTTCGTGTCAGCACCGCGATCGAAAAGATTATCCTGAGTCCCCAGTTCCGGCAAATTCGCGGTCGAGAGTTTGTTTCCAGCAACCCACCCGAGTCTAGCGTTCAGCGGTAG
- a CDS encoding carboxypeptidase-like regulatory domain-containing protein: protein MFFLVLCSTCFAQSETQRVNISGVISDASGKPIDNALVLATANVYAPRTAMAIEDMPRTRSDSSGRYTMVMNLPEGVASISVFATSEAKVIASRVERSHAQTNYTFDVTMRDSVAPARFHVVNKDGDPIPNAVLSSISGGELMSPLSSDVFDALGVDRPESDSQGNLLLEDLALGSTYRVEFTHPDFARCVQRSQLVSNELADIVLDRGDQVNFLVECIADPLSVPQTTIAATVQTESGTYVEIVKPDSDGRASMRLPDRHGNISVSHPKYLPAERYVYHKGAGQSLKFTLHEKGKVRGKVLREDTRAGQSGLYVQFAFDNNVIAQASIDLEGNYEAEVPAIPVSVGLNSRRLNNSRHLVEVKANETTFVPDLIAPAPREFIGTVRMPNGDPAPGVIVIYGLGRNAVVTDGQGQFRVTDDREISRGIYAMAFHPQKRLSVSFHAGPDANAIDSTLSPDGSIIGLVVDENGKPLPDIPVNLKGRFRGERGLSMITTLQTTRSRMDGTYRFVGLGEGIDYQAEVHGAFRSDYSSSIKRQSRETVIGAKRDRRPIVMTPTLLQEVMEKEKGKPEAPRRLADIEFGEWIQSGPLDHADMEGKSVLLYFGWPMQPQDVLQMIDGHYGDKGLLVIAVLEPPVNEQERQARIKALAEKSDAFSYAIVTGGGNFSNAYAGHIDHKMLLYGSDGQFVEEIHYRDALHKVRNHMLYAQP, encoded by the coding sequence ATGTTTTTCCTCGTGCTGTGCTCGACCTGTTTTGCCCAGAGTGAAACCCAAAGGGTCAACATCTCCGGTGTCATATCGGACGCCTCTGGAAAGCCGATTGACAACGCCCTGGTGCTTGCAACGGCAAATGTCTACGCCCCCAGAACGGCGATGGCAATTGAGGATATGCCTAGGACTCGGTCAGATAGTTCCGGTCGATACACCATGGTCATGAATCTGCCTGAGGGCGTTGCGTCCATTAGCGTCTTTGCGACCTCTGAAGCAAAAGTGATCGCATCGAGGGTCGAACGAAGTCATGCGCAGACGAACTATACGTTTGATGTCACGATGCGAGACTCGGTCGCACCTGCTAGATTTCATGTCGTCAACAAGGACGGTGACCCGATCCCCAATGCTGTGCTTTCCTCTATTTCTGGTGGCGAGTTGATGTCGCCGTTGTCTTCGGATGTCTTTGATGCACTAGGTGTTGACCGGCCGGAATCGGACTCCCAAGGAAACCTATTGCTTGAGGACCTTGCACTTGGCTCAACATACAGGGTGGAATTCACTCACCCGGATTTCGCGAGATGCGTTCAACGTTCGCAGCTTGTTTCGAACGAGTTAGCAGACATCGTTTTGGACCGGGGAGATCAAGTGAACTTCCTGGTCGAATGCATAGCGGATCCGTTGTCCGTTCCTCAGACGACAATTGCGGCAACTGTCCAGACAGAGTCTGGTACTTACGTCGAGATCGTTAAGCCAGACTCCGACGGACGAGCGTCCATGCGGTTACCCGACCGTCACGGAAACATTTCCGTTTCGCATCCAAAATACCTTCCGGCTGAACGATACGTCTACCACAAAGGCGCCGGCCAATCCCTAAAGTTCACACTCCACGAGAAGGGCAAGGTTCGCGGGAAGGTTCTTCGTGAAGACACAAGGGCTGGTCAGTCAGGCCTCTACGTTCAATTCGCATTCGATAACAATGTGATCGCTCAAGCATCAATCGATTTGGAAGGGAACTATGAAGCGGAGGTTCCAGCGATCCCCGTCAGTGTAGGACTCAATTCGCGACGTTTGAATAACTCGCGACATTTGGTTGAAGTGAAGGCTAACGAAACGACCTTCGTTCCAGATCTGATCGCACCAGCACCGCGTGAGTTCATTGGTACCGTCAGAATGCCGAATGGCGATCCTGCTCCAGGCGTGATTGTCATTTATGGACTAGGCCGAAACGCTGTGGTGACAGACGGACAGGGCCAATTCCGAGTCACGGACGATAGGGAGATCTCACGCGGCATATACGCGATGGCATTCCATCCACAGAAACGACTGTCGGTTTCGTTTCACGCTGGCCCCGACGCGAACGCGATCGATTCGACGCTGTCGCCCGATGGAAGTATCATCGGTTTGGTGGTGGACGAGAACGGAAAACCGTTGCCGGACATCCCGGTGAATCTAAAGGGTCGGTTCAGGGGCGAACGTGGCTTGTCGATGATTACGACCCTTCAAACAACCAGGTCTCGAATGGATGGCACCTATCGATTTGTAGGACTTGGCGAAGGCATTGATTATCAAGCAGAAGTCCACGGTGCATTTCGATCTGATTACTCCAGTAGCATCAAACGCCAAAGTCGCGAAACTGTGATCGGTGCCAAGCGGGATCGACGGCCGATCGTGATGACACCAACGTTGTTACAGGAAGTCATGGAAAAAGAAAAAGGCAAGCCAGAGGCGCCGCGGAGGCTGGCGGACATCGAGTTTGGTGAATGGATTCAATCAGGTCCGCTCGACCACGCTGACATGGAGGGCAAATCTGTGCTTCTTTACTTCGGATGGCCGATGCAACCGCAAGATGTACTCCAAATGATCGACGGGCATTATGGGGATAAAGGCCTGTTGGTAATCGCTGTTTTGGAGCCTCCGGTAAATGAACAGGAACGTCAGGCACGAATCAAAGCACTGGCCGAGAAAAGTGATGCGTTCTCGTACGCGATCGTCACGGGTGGAGGGAATTTCAGCAACGCGTACGCGGGCCATATTGATCACAAAATGCTGCTATATGGTTCAGACGGTCAATTTGTCGAAGAGATTCATTATCGTGACGCGTTGCATAAGGTTCGCAATCATATGCTGTACGCGCAGCCGTGA
- a CDS encoding SDR family NAD(P)-dependent oxidoreductase produces MDLGLQGQRILITGAASGIGLASARAFAAEGCSLLLWDASDQMPSIARSLASEFDIPIDSGVMDLVNLEAVRDQFAEFTSSGRTIQHVVHCAAVGSGKFGFPFINLQPSDWVRTIEVNILGMVNIAHVCTPHLIQNSQGTFVFLASVAGQIGSPTDPPYSASKAANINFAQCMARDLSRHGIRVNTVCPGMVQTPLNRSVWQAWYNNAPESERLSYDDWASKKIQATVPLGRWQSSEDVASMIVFLSSDRASQVTGQTINVDGGTVMHW; encoded by the coding sequence ATGGATCTAGGATTGCAGGGTCAGAGGATCTTGATCACGGGCGCGGCCAGTGGCATCGGCTTGGCGAGTGCGCGAGCGTTTGCCGCCGAAGGCTGTTCGCTGCTGCTCTGGGACGCATCTGACCAGATGCCCTCGATTGCTCGCTCACTGGCGAGCGAGTTCGACATCCCGATCGACTCGGGCGTCATGGATCTCGTGAACCTGGAGGCTGTTCGTGATCAGTTTGCTGAGTTCACGTCCTCCGGCCGAACCATTCAGCACGTGGTGCACTGCGCCGCGGTCGGCTCGGGCAAGTTTGGTTTTCCCTTCATCAACCTGCAGCCGAGTGATTGGGTGCGAACCATCGAGGTGAATATTTTGGGCATGGTGAACATCGCCCACGTCTGCACCCCACATCTGATTCAAAACTCACAGGGCACTTTCGTTTTTCTTGCTTCTGTTGCAGGCCAGATCGGCTCGCCGACGGACCCACCCTACAGCGCCAGCAAGGCGGCGAACATCAACTTCGCCCAGTGCATGGCTCGGGATCTTTCGCGGCACGGGATTCGTGTGAACACCGTTTGCCCCGGCATGGTGCAAACGCCGCTGAACCGTTCGGTTTGGCAAGCTTGGTACAATAACGCTCCTGAAAGCGAAAGACTCAGTTACGATGATTGGGCGTCCAAGAAGATCCAAGCCACCGTGCCGTTGGGGCGATGGCAATCCAGCGAGGACGTCGCCTCGATGATCGTGTTCCTATCATCGGACCGAGCCAGTCAAGTCACTGGCCAAACCATCAACGTCGACGGCGGCACCGTGATGCACTGGTAG
- a CDS encoding sugar phosphate isomerase/epimerase family protein, whose protein sequence is MPQLAAFPKAYMQALVKDGSMKLAQWFELATTLDVDGLEFYAGFLEMQNKENWPLFREQVADLGMTIPMLCCSPDFTHPDRAFREREIEKQKGWIDMTHALGGGYCRVLSGQRRPELTMDEGVKLAADSIYECLPYAQERNITLILENHYKDDFWEYPEFAQAMDVFCDLVAAIDHPNFGVNYDPSNAFLAGDDPIELLKRVSHRVVTMHASDRYLLSGTIEDLRAEEGGSVGYAKRLSHGEIGKGLNDYDAIFSELKNKGFDSWISIEDGVDGIDQLRRSADFLRDKIAQHWPHR, encoded by the coding sequence GAACTTGCGACGACCCTGGATGTCGACGGACTGGAGTTCTATGCCGGATTCCTTGAGATGCAAAACAAGGAAAATTGGCCACTCTTTCGGGAGCAGGTCGCGGACCTTGGCATGACGATCCCGATGTTGTGTTGTTCGCCGGACTTCACGCACCCCGACCGCGCTTTTCGCGAGCGAGAGATCGAAAAGCAGAAAGGCTGGATCGACATGACGCATGCGTTGGGCGGCGGCTATTGTCGAGTACTCAGCGGACAACGCCGCCCAGAACTCACGATGGACGAAGGTGTGAAGTTGGCGGCGGACAGCATCTATGAGTGTTTGCCATACGCACAAGAACGAAACATCACGCTGATTCTGGAGAACCACTACAAAGACGACTTCTGGGAATATCCAGAGTTTGCTCAGGCAATGGACGTGTTCTGCGATCTCGTTGCCGCCATCGACCATCCCAACTTTGGAGTCAACTACGACCCAAGCAATGCCTTTCTTGCTGGCGATGATCCGATCGAGCTGCTCAAACGGGTATCACACCGAGTGGTCACGATGCACGCCAGCGATCGCTATTTGCTCTCGGGAACGATTGAAGACCTACGAGCCGAAGAGGGCGGATCAGTGGGCTACGCAAAACGGCTCAGTCATGGCGAAATCGGGAAAGGCTTGAACGACTACGACGCCATCTTTAGCGAACTGAAAAACAAAGGATTCGACAGTTGGATCAGCATCGAAGATGGCGTCGATGGGATCGATCAATTGCGACGAAGTGCTGATTTCTTGCGGGACAAAATCGCTCAACATTGGCCACATCGCTAA